A region of the Drosophila ananassae strain 14024-0371.13 chromosome XL, ASM1763931v2, whole genome shotgun sequence genome:
tttttgttctttttttcaaATGGATTAATTATATTGTTTGTCCCAAAACAAACAGAAGTATGcaaaaaattttaaggttttttgaattaaaaaaatattcttattatATTTCCtaacaaacaaattttattattttaattggcTGTACTAGTTGTATTTATTCTCTAACGCTTGATTAATCGTATCTAACTAGGATAATCCATTTTCTTAAGATATACATAGGTCTTTGCGTATATACAAGTAAAGCAAGTAGAGCTAGCAACCAATTTGGAGTTGCTACCTCTGAACATAGTCCGACGAAATATTCGAAACAATATGCAACCGCTGCTGCTTTAAGTCAGCTTATAGTTAATAGCTTTACAGTCGACTTTGTTGGCTCAATAGGAGTAAAATACATgttcaatattattttaagctTTTGTGGAATGGATTAATTGCATTTATTCTTTTAGAGTTCCTTTCATATTTGTTTAACTCTATATGGTTTTACCGAAGTCGATGTATTAGCAATGATAGCAATGTGATATGTgattatttgaaatttatacACCATCTCTATATACATCTCTAGTCCAAGGAGTACACAATAAAACATtagtttgtttaaaaaaaagacacCTGAAATTTATTGTTACAATGGAGGCCATAGAGTAGTCTATGTAAACACCGCGCACACTTGTCTGGAAACGAAGACTTTTCGGAACCAGAGTACCCGAGGATTTGGAAGGGATTGTAACGGGATCGAAGACCGACGATCAGTTCAGTTGCGCTGGCGcatctccagcagcttggctACCAACGGCCGAAAGATACACTCCGGAAAGGTGGCCTGGAGAATCTCCAGGAGCTTCGTCGGCTGCGCACACAATGCAATGGCGTTGGCCAAGTGCGTCAGGCCTTCATCCAGGCGACCCTGGCTGATGAGCTCCTCGCCCGTCTTCATCTCGCTGAGGAAGTATAGCTCGAGGGCCGCCTGGTCATTGGGGTCGAGCGCCATTGCCACTTGTTCCCGATCGGCGACGTGACGCCGCATGGTCTGCAAGCGCTGCCGATGACGCCTCTCGTGCACAAGCCGCCTGTAGTTGGGATCCGACCGCCGCTTCCGGTCAAAGTAAACGCAGTATCCCAGGAACATGAGGGCCCCCAGTCCCAGACCAAGGAAAGTCATCGGGCGAAACAAGGCTGCTGGCAGCATGTTGAGTCGAATTTTGAACAAACTTGATCTGCAGaaatgttttctttaaatttttactTAGACTTTCGTCTGCTTATCGTATACAAAGTACTAATGAATCTGAACTGAGTTTCTCGGGTAGGTGACGATCTCCAAGGCAAAGCATAGTTGATGATGCAGTTTACTGGCAATATTTGTTTGTTCGGAAGCCATATATTTGTATGTAAATATGCCCATGAAAATCCTTGCTTTCAACACACATTTCATTCAAAACTGCCTTTTCGCTTAATTGAGAATATCTTCTGTGGATACTCATAAACTTTCAATGATCGTAAAAATCGTAGAAACTTATAAAGAAGCCGATATAAAATATTACGCCATTTTTGTGAAactcaaaatattttttcaagtttccATTAACCTTTACAAAACCCATCCTATATGTATATTGAAAACACATATCATTTTAGTCGAATGCTAGGAAACTGGCTCAAAtgattatatttaaaaagttttgttattaaagattttaaaCGATAACGATCTTATCATTGAGAAGCAAAAAAGACCCAAAACGTTTATGTGAAACTATTCAAAACGTTTACTTAGTATCAGCCCAGGAAATCAATgttgttcattatttttacGTACCCATATCAAGTACTTCACCTGCCAAACGGGACGTGATTTCTGGGGAGCTTCCAACGGTTCTATCGGTTATTGCCCTAATTTCGAATGGGTAAAATAATCTTGTAGTCTCTATCAGCTATCAAGCTGCGCAATCTATGACAGTCCCCTTTGCCCCTGTGCCattcgaaaataaataaaatacttaaaatacTACAGCTTATCTGTACCCTTTTCGGCGGGGCCTAAGAATTCTTATTTCCCTGTAGCAGTCttttatctttaaatattCTTCAACATAAGAAGGACAAAAGTCCCTGGGCGTCCACGAAAGTCCATGGAATGGCGGTTAAGACTATAAGATTAAGGTTTTTCAAAACcgaaattaaagaaaaacaagaaaggaaagctaacttcgggcggagccgaagttgagtcgcagtccgctaggtggcgccacgcatcttatattattagttatatagcggatcgtatatagtcggccgatccagTTGATATACTCtaagtagcagcttatattacaCTAGcttacaaaatttcaaaagctTTCTGTCTTTTACATCGCaccataattttttgattcaTGTAGGGCTA
Encoded here:
- the LOC6502911 gene encoding mitochondrial import receptor subunit TOM20 homolog B — protein: MTFLGLGLGALMFLGYCVYFDRKRRSDPNYRRLVHERRHRQRLQTMRRHVADREQVAMALDPNDQAALELYFLSEMKTGEELISQGRLDEGLTHLANAIALCAQPTKLLEILQATFPECIFRPLVAKLLEMRQRN